A window of the Dictyostelium discoideum AX4 chromosome 4 chromosome, whole genome shotgun sequence genome harbors these coding sequences:
- the alkB gene encoding alkylated DNA repair protein, with translation MYETEEDPTTSNVATTNNEKTASTAATTTEPVKKVTEFMRVQRLFRQVTKSANGKNIPKEKREPIDYSPVLDFHNLENNTEENKKLIIDCTSNVTTHDFEFNRDTEFYLHPREWKVYGLQGYPGFYFIKSPFTASQQKKWIKHALEDYADPPNNNNITLFHGPIKNLWKNGEKELINEELKSQGKHDDDEIEQPTRPLDKNGEPLPTYRQLLDKLAWSTLGYQYQWTPRLYSEEFYEEFPDDLQELVQKIAIATKFDPYVAEAATVNFYSEDSIMGGHLDDAEQEMEKPIISISFGSTAVFLMGAETRDIAPVPLFIRSGDIVIMGGRSRYCYHGVAKIVENSFDLGLIDENDDQDLKYKIQWLKEKNRRVNINTRQVFKVPKLGGKLINKNE, from the coding sequence atGTATGAGACAGAAGAAGACCCAACTACATCAAATGtagcaacaacaaataatgaaaaaacagcatcaacagcagcaacaacaacagaacCAGTTAAAAAAGTAACAGAATTTATGAGAGTTCAAAGATTATTTAGACAAGTTACAAAATCAGCAAATGGAAAGAATATACCTAAAGAAAAAAGAGAACCAATTGATTATTCACCAGTTTTAGATTTTCATAATTTAGAGAATAATACAGAAGAgaataaaaagttaataattgattgtaCATCAAATGTAACGACCCATGATTTTGAATTCAATAGGGATACAGAGTTTTATTTACATCCAAGAGAATGGAAAGTTTATGGGTTACAAGGTTATCCAggattttatttcattaaatcaCCATTTACAGCATCACAACAAAAGAAATGGATTAAACATGCATTAGAAGATTATGCAGATCcaccaaataataacaatatcacCTTATTCCATGGTCCAATAAAGAATCTTTGGAAAAATggtgaaaaagaattaatcaATGAAGAATTAAAGAGTCAAGGTAAacatgatgatgatgaaattgaacaaCCAACAAGACCATTAGATAAAAATGGTGAACCATTACCAACCTATCGTCAACTTTTAGATAAATTAGCTTGGTCAACATTGGGTTACCAATATCAATGGACACCAAGATTATATAGTGAGGAATTCTATGAGGAATTCCCTGACGATCTTCAAGAATTGGTTCAAAAGATTGCAATTGCAACTAAATTCGATCCATATGTTGCAGAGGCCGCAACCGTTAATTTCTACTCTGAAGATTCAATTATGGGTGGTCATTTAGATGATGCCGAACAAGAAATGGAGAAACCAATCATTTCAATTAGTTTCGGTAGTACTGCCGTATTTTTAATGGGTGCTGAAACTAGAGATATCGCTCCAGTTCCTCTATTCATTCGTAGTGGTGATATAGTGATTATGGGTGGTAGATCAAGATATTGTTATCATGGTGTGGCtaaaattgttgaaaatTCTTTTGATCTTGGTTTAAtcgatgaaaatgatgatcaagatttaaaatataaaattcaatggttaaaagaaaaaaatagaagagttaatataaatacaagACAAGTTTTTAAAGTTCCAAAATTAGgtggtaaattaattaataaaaatgaataa
- a CDS encoding hypothetical protein (Similar to Mus musculus (Mouse). tenascin X) — MTEKHKVNFFYILLLFYILNYNFNFVISIFPTSFSQINSTNGFLISEARSLISIQHGDLNGDGNDDLIYSIHSGGIYVFYGPLASNFDFQTDISKINGSNGFIFLNTAASKYPVAVGDINNDGFDDIALYLTISPGKLCVIYGTDQIISPSTFSTVNGNNGFYISHVASSNIGFGFIRSIIDFNGDSIKDLFVSASIGTFGSTGTPVSYMIFGINGGKFQVNSQFEFDPSTLNGSNGFLINNFNSFSAYPCDMNNDGIGDIMINKDQLAIYIIYGSRGPFTSPYIPVYDGVKGTRFSFLGCSINSNDLPNAFGDFNNDGLNDFGIQTKLQSGDFIAFLVWGKTEYPPTTTLSINLNPLDGLVITIVGNPDPWALSPRLGDINNDGFADFLLSGNIYLPFTILYGNNKNYASNPIYLKDQVGDCSIMSINGPALAIDIGDYNSDGIHDITASTKTTGSNLGVYTLYGQTSIGSISIIGKLFQPNPMSNSIYKLFENNINSEVGQCAIRIVTLTIENPANEDQFIIDPSFNSSIYSITFNNNTRVRIELILFGDESKSIANDILPKITVSLSPQLFNRTILMKYGNRVRSIKFIGQPNANCDTKCLNGGTCNPLTGCQCINDHYGDYCELKHCTVPQCLNGGSCNTTVGECSCAQGYEGTDCSGISCPASCLNGGSCNTTVGECSCPQGYEGVDCSGISCSVSCLNGGSCNTTVGECSCINGFYGDNCDTKDCTVPQCLNGGSCNTTVGECSCTQGYEGIDCSGISCSVSCLNGGSCNTTVGQCQCINDFYGDNCGTKDCTVPQCLNGGSCNTTVGECSCTQGYEGIDCSGISCSVSCLNGGLCNTTVGQCQCVEDYDGDDCGSENKKKTKIGVIIGPILGGLALIAIIVVAIVLIKKKKNGNSKKNTNNIELRPQGSTVDIQMGGRIKNLDKF; from the exons atgaCAGAAAAACATAAggtaaactttttttatattctattattattttatattttaaattataatttcaattttgtaatttcaatttttccAACATCATTTTCtcaaattaattcaacaaatggGTTTTTAATATCAGAAGCCAGAAGTTTAATATCAATTCAACATGGAGACTTGAACGGtgatggtaatgatgatttGATATATTCTATACATTCAGGAGGAATATATGTATTTTATGGGCCATTAGCAagtaattttgattttcaaacaGACATATCAAAGATCAACGGTTCaaatggttttatttttttaaatactgCTGCAAGCAAATATCCAGTAGCTGTTGgtgatataaataatgatggaTTTGACGATATTGCTCTTTATTTAACGATTTCACCAGGAAAACTTTGTGTTATCTATGGTACTGATCAAATTATATCACCTTCTACTTTTTCGACAGTgaatggtaataatggttttTATATTTCTCATGTTGCGTCTTCTAATATTGGATTTGGGTTTATAAGATCAATCATTGATTTCAATGGTGActcaattaaagatttattt gtctCTGCAAGTATAGGAACTTTTGGAAGTACAGGAACACCAGTTTCATATATGATATTTGGTATAAACGGTGGTAAATTTCAAGTTAATTcacaatttgaatttgacCCTTCAACATTAAATGGGAGTaatggttttttaattaataatttcaattcattTTCTGCTTATCCTTGTGATATGAATAATGATGGAATTGGTGatataatgataaataaagATCAGTTAGCAATCTATATTATTTATGGTAGTAGAGGTCCTTTTACCTCACCATATATCCCAGTTTATGATGGTGTCAAAGGTACCCGTTTCAGTTTTTTAGGTTGCTCAATAAATTCTAATGATCTTCCAAATGCATTTggagattttaataatgatggactaaatgattttggt aTTCAAACAAAACTTCAGTCGGGTGACTTTATAGCTTTTTTGGTTTGGGGTAAAACAGAATatccaccaacaacaacattaaGTATAAATCTAAATCCATTGGATGGTTTGGTTATAACAATTGTTGGCAACCCCGATCCTTGGGCTTTATCTCCTAGATTAGGggatataaataatgatggaTTTGCAGATTTTTTACTCAGTGGTAACATTTACCTCCCATTCACCATTTTgtatggtaataataaaaattatgcttcaaatccaatttatttaaaagatcaaGTTGGTGATTGTTCAATAATGTCAATTAATGGCCCTGCGTTGGCTATTGATATTGGTGATTATAACTCTGATGGTATTCATGATATT ACAGCATCTACTAAAACAACAGGTTCAAATTTAGGTGTTTATACACTATATGGTCAAActtcaattggttcaatttcaataattggtaaattatttcaaCCAAATCCAATGTCAAActcaatttataaattatttgaaaataatattaattcagaAGTTGGACAATGCGCAATTAGAATTGTTACattaacaattgaaaatccaGCAAATGAAgatcaatttattattgatcCTAGTTTCAATAGTTCAATATATTCAataacatttaataataatacaagagttagaattgaattaatattatttggtgatgaGAGTAAATCAATAGCAAATGATATTTTACCAAAAATAACAGTTTCATTATCACCTCAACTATTTAATAGAACTATATTAATGAAATATGGTAATCGAGTAcgatcaattaaattcattggCCAACCAAATGCAAATTGTGATACAAAATGTTTAAATGGTGGTACTTGTAATCCACTTACTGGTTGCCAATGTATAAATGATCATTATGGTGATTATTGTGAATTAAAACATTGTACAGTTCCACAATGTTTAAATGGTGGTTCATGTAATACAACGGTTGGTGAATGTTCGTGCGCTCAAGGTTATGAAGGTACGGATTGCAGTGGTATTAGTTGTCCAGCTTCATGTTTAAATGGTGGTTCATGTAATACCACGGTTGGTGAATGTTCATGTCCTCAAGGTTATGAAGGTGTAGATTGCAGTGGTATTAGTTGTTCAGTTTCATGTTTAAATGGTGGTTCATGTAATACTACAGTTGGTGAATGTTCATGTATAAATGGCTTTTATGGTGATAATTGTGATACAAAGGATTGTACAGTTCCACAATGTTTAAATGGTGGTTCATGTAATACTACGGTTGGCGAATGTTCATGCACTCAAGGTTATGAAGGTATAGATTGTAGTGGTATTAGTTGTTCGGTTTCATGTTTGAATGGTGGTTCATGTAATACAACAGTTGGTCAATGTCAATGTATAAATGACTTTTATGGTGATAATTGTGGTACAAAGGATTGTACAGTTCCACAATGTTTAAATGGTGGTTCATGTAATACTACAGTTGGTGAATGTTCATGCACTCAAGGTTATGAAGGTATAGATTGTAGTGGTATTAGTTGTTCGGTTTCATGTTTAAATGGTGGTTTATGTAATACTACAGTTGGTCAATGTCAATGTGTTGAAGATTATGATGGCGATGATTGTGGTtctgaaaataaaaagaaaacaaaaattgGTGTTATCATTGGCCCAATTCTAGGTGGTCTTGCACTAATTgcaattattgttgttgcaattgttttaattaaaaagaagaagaatggaaattcaaaaaaaaatacaaataacaTTGAATTAAGACCTCAAGGTTCCACTGTTGATATTCAAATGGGTGGtagaattaaaaatcttgataaattttaa
- a CDS encoding hypothetical protein (Similar to Mus musculus (Mouse). tenascin X), with amino-acid sequence MSINGYVEAIDIGDYNSDGIHDITAYIIATGSYLDIYTLYGQTSIGSISIIGKLFLPNPVSNTIYKLFENNINSEVGQCAIRIVTLTIENSANEDQFIIDPSFNSSIYSIAFNNNTRVRIDGTCNPLTGCQCINDHYGDFCELKDCTVPQCLNGGSYNTTVDECSCPQGYEGTDCSGISCSASCLNGGSCNTTVGECSCPQGYEGMDCSGISCPVSCLNGGSCNTMVGDCSCINGFYGDDCDTKDCTVPQCLNGGSCNTTVGECSCTQGYEGIDCSGISCSVSCLNGGLCNTTVGQCQCVEDYEGDGCGSENKKKINIGVIIGRILDGLALIAIIVVAIVLIKKKKNGNSKKNTNNIELRPQSSTVDIQMGGRIKNLDKF; translated from the exons ATGTCAATTAATGGCTATGTTGAGGCTATTGATATTGGTGATTATAACTCTGATGGTATTCATGATAtt ACAGCATATATAATAGCAACAGGTTCATATTTAGATATTTATACACTATATGGTCAAActtcaattggttcaatttcaataattggtaaattatttctACCAAATCCAGTGTCAAAcacaatttataaattatttgaaaataatattaattcagaAGTTGGACAATGCGCAATTAGAATTGTTACattaacaattgaaaattcagCAAATGAAgatcaatttattattgatcCTAGTTTCAATAGTTCAATATATTCAATagcatttaataataatacaagaGTTAGAATTga TGGTACTTGTAATCCACTCACTGGTTGCCAATGTATAAATGATCATTATGGTGATTTTTGTGAATTAAAAGATTGTACAGTTCCACAATGTTTAAATGGTGGTTCATATAATACAACAGTTGATGAATGTTCATGTCCTCAAGGTTATGAAGGTACGGATTGCAGTGGTATTAGTTGTTCAGCTTCATGTTTAAATGGTGGCTCATGTAATACTACGGTTGGTGAATGTTCATGTCCTCAAGGTTATGAAGGTATGGATTGCAGTGGTATTAGTTGTCCAGTTTCATGTTTAAATGGTGGTTCATGTAATACTATGGTTGGTGACTGTTCATGTATAAATGGCTTTTATGGTGATGATTGTGATACAAAGGATTGTACAGTTCCACAATGTTTAAATGGTGGTTCATGTAATACAACAGTTGGCGAATGTTCATGCACTCAAGGTTATGAAGGTATAGATTGTAGTGGTATTAGTTGTTCAGTTTCATGTTTAAATGGTGGTTTATGTAATACTACAGTTGGTCAATGTCAATGTGTTGAAGATTATGAAGGCGATGGTTGTGGTTCtgaaaacaaaaagaaaataaatattggTGTTATTATTGGTCGAATTTTAGATGGTCTTGCACTAATTgcaattattgttgttgccattgttttaattaaaaagaagaagaatggaaattcaaagaaaaatacaaataacaTTGAATTAAGACCTCAAAGTTCCACTGTTGATATTCAAATGGGTGGtagaattaaaaatcttgataaattttaa
- a CDS encoding hypothetical protein (Similar to Mus musculus (Mouse). tenascin X) — translation MNSIENNNKIWLITGTSSALTSKPEEIIKEIKFEKDNLLIVKTDITNNELVKNAVTNKQFGRIDVLVNNAGYGLVGAIEELSDSEVRKIYDVNVFGVLNLLRNSTPYFRKQKSGLIINISSQMGWDSMRNYSAYSSTKHAVNAITLSAQKEFKPFGVNKDYMYFMGHWQVILIFNIKWSNGFLINNFNPFSAYLYDMNNDGIGDIMINRGHIAIDIIYGSRGPFTSPYIPVYDGVKSTSFSFLGCSIDTNTLPNAFGDFNNDGLNDFGILTRLTSGDQIAFLVWGKTEYPPTTTLSINLNPSDGLVITVVGNTYNWALSPRLGI, via the exons atgaattcaattgaaaataataataaaatttggttAATCACCGGAACATCAAGTG CATTAACTAGTAAACCAGAAGAGATTATAAAAGagattaaatttgaaaaagataatttattaattgttaaaaCTGATATTACAAACAATGAATTAGTAAAGAATGCAGTGACTAATAAACAATTTGGTAGAATTGATGTATTGGTTAATAATGCTGGTTATGGTTTAGTTGGTGCAATTGAAGAATTATCAGATTCAGAGGTTAGAAAGATATACGATGTAAATGTATTTGgcgttttaaatttattaagaaATTCAACACCATATTTTAGAAAACAAAAATCAGGTTTAATAATTAACATTTCCTCTCAAATGGGTTGGGATAGTATGCGAAATTATTCAGCCTACAGTTCAACTAAACATGCAGTTAATGCAATTACATTATCAGCACAAAAAGAGTTTAAACCATTTGGTGTAAAT AAGGACTATATGTATTTTATGGGCCATTGGCAagtaattttgattttcaacaTTAAATGGAGTaatggttttttaattaataatttcaatccATTTTCTGCTTATCTTTATGATATGAATAATGATGGGATTGGTGATATAATGATAAATAGGGGACATATAGCAATCGATATTATTTATGGTAGTAGAGGTCCTTTTACCTCACCATATATCCCAGTTTATGATGGTGTCAAAAGTACCAGTTTCAGCTTTTTAGGTTGCTCAATAGATACTAATACTCTTCCAAATGCTTTTggagattttaataatgatggacttaatgattttggt attcTTACAAGACTGACTTCGGGTGACCAAATAGCTTTTTTGGTTTGGGGTAAAACAGAATatccaccaacaacaacattaaGTATAAATCTAAATCCATCGGATGGTTTGGTTATAACAGTTGTTGGCAACACCTATAACTGGGCTTTATCTCCTAGATTGGggatataa
- the nup107 gene encoding nucleoporin 107, protein MSENFKWNLGNNLNSNNNDDFFSTQPFNNNNKFDFSILPDDNNEDEFSGIVNNNNNMNNNNTLVKGDGGIFGNTQINFNNNNNNNNQFGNSLFGNTINNNNNNMEVNNDNDNNNNEQEFEMDNQQLQNNQMEMEEDENQFNNIFNDKSRTDDTIYHNTLEYELQPKLNDDPHLIPIELSDTFLKLSQAKINSINDDESNKLFYMQNNRKQKEQQLKNYQMEKDTWSILKKLYEYRDIQRSIDQKEKIDISQPNQVQVYNYLIKKDHKLRENLILLEWLEEMSSQVELNDNDAVFWEYTLIKLKKSNSITMLTNNQMVSELDPDAMSRQNKPIDKDDEKNQSRFLKTVWSFLRAGDRVGAAEYCTNVGQFWRAQTLIGLNYYQGEHSIGNPYFNLWKSNCLNISKNSNDQYERAIYGLLCGNLEATLPIQKNWYDYFWCYLRVLYDESLYRELKPYRSPLSIEEDIDSPPSTCISQINTPKDILEILKNNTSQIEIKNQSENPYHQIQELIIADDYSILFNSLPNLLLKNKTPEFNRFAVLLILFFRKREQYELISTSEDCPENIVINEYVQHLINSQQYELVALYTSLLNNESLQVDVYSRFLVNIIDPNQRQQLLVLAEKFGLNTQEIAQSVVKTITSGSINTTSNSFENLEFTGFATTINKNKQPKNKSTTTTKASTTETTTNTNTTTTPNLTNTIINQDSSITTQDDLVKINSIQWLCFEKQLLIKAILQSNLLLRDFISLNKYGAASELLKSLPKDIVMIAKQQSPLNESDTNNIIKEFRDWENYITANIRINLWLQNYSNQPKISNYLPQSLNNNNNYINNNNNSFNNIINNSIINSSIAFRLRGNESYAEKLDIERRKKEYDDVYGQWNQNNINFGKEAIVSIRSIIKTGWLCPLENQIGLFSEDDQSGHEVTLIRKKCIPSLFKSLYTILVGIGSIQKSSQLCNQIANERFRWYSIFSKKELQEILQLVRESSIKLLN, encoded by the exons ATGtcagaaaattttaaatggaaTTTAGGTAATAACCtaaatagtaacaataatgaTGACTTTTTTAGTACACaaccatttaataataataataaattcgaCTTTA gtATTTTACCAGATGATAACAATGAAGATGAATTTAGTggtattgtaaataataataataatatgaataataataatacattggTTAAAGGAGATGGAGGAATATTTGGAAATacacaaattaattttaataataataataataataataatcaatttggTAATTCATTGTTTGGtaatactattaataataacaataataatatggaagttaataatgataatgataataataataatgaacaagAGTTTGAAATGGataatcaacaattacaaaataatcaaatggaaatggaagaagatgaaaatcaattcaataatatatttaatgataAGAGTAGAACTGATGATACCATTTATCATAATACATTAGAATATGAATTAcaaccaaaattaaatgatgatcCTCATTTAATACCAATAGAATTATCTgatacatttttaaaattatctcAAGCAAA aattaattcaataaatgatgatgaaagtaataaattattttacatgcaaaataatagaaaacaaaaagaacaacaattaaagaattatcaaatgGAGAAAGATACATGgtcaattttaaagaaacttTATGAGTATAGGGATATACAAAGAAGTATTGATCAAAAGGAAAAGATTGATATCTCTCAACCTAATCAAGTTCAagtttacaattatttaattaaaaaagatcaTAAATTACGTGAGAATTTAATACTTTTAGAATGGTTAGAAGAGATGTCATCACAAGTTGAACtcaatgataatgatgcAGTATTTTGGGAGTACAcattaatcaaattaaagaaatccaATTCCATCACAATGCTAACCAATAATCAAATGGTGTCAGAGTTGGACCCAGATGCAATGTCGCGTCAAAATAAACCAATCgataaagatgatgaaaagAATCAATCGAGATTCTTGAAAACCGTTTGGAGTTTCCTTAGAGCTGGTGATAGAGTGGGTGCTGCTGAATATTGCACAAATGTAGGCCAATTTTGGAGAGCACAAACTTTGATTGGGTTGAACTATTATCAAGGTGAGCATAGTATTGGTAATCCTTATTTCAACCTCTGGAAATCCAATTGTTTAAACATCTCAAAGAATTCAAATGATCAATATGAACGTGCAATCTATGGTCTGTTATGTGGTAATTTAGAGGCAACTCTACCAATTCAAAAGAATTGGTATGACTACTTTTGGTGTTATCTTCGTGTACTCTACGATGAATCTTTATATCGTGAATTAAAACCTTACAGATCACCTCTATCCATTGAAGAAGATATCGATTCACCACCTTCAACTTGTATCTCTCAAATTAATACACCAAAAGATATCttggaaattttaaaaaataatacctctcaaattgaaattaaaaatcaatctGAAAATCcttatcatcaaattcaagaattaataattgctgatgattattcaattttatttaattcattaccaaatttattattaaa aaataaaacaccagaatttaatagatttgcagtattattaattttattttttagaaagAGAGAACAATATGAATTAATATCAACAAGTGAAGATTGTCCAGAGAATATAGTTATCAATGAATATGTTcaacatttaattaatagtCAACAATATGAATTGGTTGCATTGTAtacatcattattaaataatgaatcattaCAAGTTGATGTTTATTCTAGATTTTtagttaatattattgatcCAAATCAAAGACAACAATTATTAGTATTGGCTGAAAAGTTTGGTTTAAATACTCAAGAGATTGCTCAATCCGTTGTTAAAACTATTACTTCTGGTTCAATTAATACAActtcaaattcttttgaaaatttagaaTTCACTGGATTTGCAAcaactattaataaaaataaacaaccaAAGAATAAAtcaactaccactactaaaGCATCAACAACTGAAACTACTACTAACACCAACACTACCACAACAccaaatttaacaaatacaattattaatcaaGATAGTAGTATAACAACACAAGATGATTtagttaaaattaattcaatccAATGGTTATGCtttgaaaaacaattattaattaaagcaATACTTCAATCGAATTTATTACTTCGTGATTTCATCTCTTTGAATAAGTATGGTGCTGCAagtgaattattaaaatcattaccaaAAGATATTGTAATGATTGCAAAACAACAAAGTCCATTAAATGAATCCGATACcaataatatcattaaagaatttagagATTGGGAAAATTATATAACTGCAAATATTCGTATTAATCTTTGGTtacaaaattattcaaatcaaccaaaaatttcaaattatttaccacaatctttaaataataataataattatataaataataataataatagttttaataatattataaataattcaataattaattcatcaattgCATTTAGATTAAGAGGTAATGAATCATATGCTGAAAAATTAGATATTGAaagaagaaagaaagaatatGATGATGTTTATGGTCAATggaatcaaaataatataaacttTGGTAAAGAAGCTATCGTTTCAATTCGTTCTATCATTAAAACTGGTTGGTTATGTCCTTTGGAGAATCAAATTGGTCTATTCAGTGAAGATGATCAAAGTGGTCATGAAGTCACTTTAATTAGAAAGAAATGTATTCCTTCACTTTTCAAATCATTATATACAATTTTAGTTGGTATAGGTTCAATTCAAAAGAGTTCACAATTATGCAATCAAATTGCAAATGAAAGATTCAGATGGTATTCAATTTTCtctaaaaaagaattacaaGAAATCTTACAATTAGTTAGAGAaagttcaattaaattattaaattaa